The following proteins are co-located in the Streptococcus downei MFe28 genome:
- a CDS encoding MIP/aquaporin family protein translates to MKKFFAELIGTFILVFVGTGTVAFGNGMEGIGHVGIALAFGLSIVAAVYSIGTISGAHLNPAVSIAMFVNKRLNAKDLASYIVAQVVGALLASSFLYFLVSNSGLSVDKVGLGQNALADGVTALGGFLFEVVASFIFILVIVTVTSESKGNAKIAGIVIGLTLVLMILVGLNITGLSVNPARSLAPALFIGGSAFKQVWIFILAPIVGGIFAAIVGDQLLGTEE, encoded by the coding sequence ATGAAGAAATTTTTCGCAGAATTAATCGGTACATTTATCCTAGTTTTCGTTGGGACGGGAACTGTCGCTTTTGGTAATGGTATGGAGGGGATCGGCCATGTCGGTATCGCTCTTGCCTTCGGTTTGTCCATCGTAGCAGCAGTTTACTCAATTGGCACGATTTCAGGTGCCCACCTCAACCCAGCGGTTTCAATCGCTATGTTTGTCAATAAACGCCTTAATGCTAAGGATCTGGCTAGCTATATTGTTGCTCAAGTGGTTGGTGCCCTCTTGGCATCTTCCTTCCTTTATTTCTTGGTCAGCAACTCAGGTCTTTCCGTTGATAAGGTCGGTCTTGGTCAAAATGCCTTGGCTGATGGCGTAACGGCTCTTGGAGGTTTCCTCTTTGAAGTAGTGGCTAGCTTTATCTTTATTTTGGTTATTGTTACCGTAACTTCTGAAAGTAAGGGTAACGCCAAGATTGCTGGCATCGTTATCGGACTTACCTTGGTGCTGATGATTCTTGTCGGCCTCAACATCACAGGACTTTCGGTCAACCCAGCTCGTAGCTTGGCACCAGCCCTCTTTATCGGTGGCTCTGCTTTCAAGCAAGTTTGGATCTTTATCCTGGCACCAATCGTTGGTGGTATCTTTGCTGCTATTGTTGGTGATCAATTGTTGGGAACTGAAGAATAA
- a CDS encoding class I SAM-dependent methyltransferase has product MILNYLINQSKMPSGSIGRMMMAIWNKSYLPMVKWSLQFVRTSQVQRILDVGVGNGKSSAYLSSVFPLAEVHGLDISPTAIREAKKLEIAGRLDFTVSSIEQTDFQTGCFDLVCGFQTHFHWDDLAAGLNEIYRLLKERGQLLLACEQSKLAYFLPQLKTTEDFKAFIQPLGFQLIATYQKGGWIAYSCQKN; this is encoded by the coding sequence ATGATTTTAAACTACTTAATCAATCAGTCCAAGATGCCATCAGGCTCCATTGGTAGGATGATGATGGCAATCTGGAACAAATCCTATTTACCCATGGTCAAGTGGAGTTTGCAATTTGTTAGGACTTCTCAAGTTCAGCGTATCTTAGATGTTGGGGTCGGTAACGGAAAATCGAGTGCCTATCTCAGTTCAGTCTTTCCTTTGGCAGAGGTTCATGGTTTGGATATTTCCCCAACAGCAATTCGAGAGGCTAAGAAGCTAGAAATTGCGGGTAGGCTAGATTTTACTGTCTCATCTATTGAACAGACCGATTTTCAAACTGGATGTTTTGATTTGGTCTGTGGCTTTCAAACACATTTTCATTGGGATGATTTGGCAGCAGGTTTGAACGAAATTTACCGTCTGTTGAAAGAAAGGGGGCAGTTATTGCTGGCTTGTGAACAAAGTAAATTAGCCTATTTTCTTCCTCAATTGAAAACGACGGAGGATTTTAAGGCTTTTATCCAACCTTTGGGCTTTCAACTTATCGCCACCTATCAAAAGGGAGGTTGGATAGCTTATTCTTGCCAAAAGAACTAG
- a CDS encoding GrpB family protein — protein sequence MKVKSLTEMTLEELWQLFPIFLVEHQDDWADWYEQEAGCLLALLSESSVSRLSHIGSTAIDGIWAKNIVDILLEVPKGSDLQSIKQRLFNAGYQLMSESGSRLSFNKGYEPEGFADKVFHLHLRYQGDNDELYFRDYLREYPDLAKDYESLKKILWKKYEHNRDAYTEAKSDFIKTYTQKAKEEYKRRYEK from the coding sequence ATGAAAGTAAAATCATTAACAGAAATGACGTTAGAAGAACTTTGGCAGCTTTTTCCTATCTTTTTAGTCGAGCATCAGGATGACTGGGCAGACTGGTACGAGCAGGAAGCGGGATGCCTGCTGGCCTTGCTTTCTGAATCAAGTGTCAGTAGACTGTCCCATATTGGCAGCACCGCTATTGATGGTATTTGGGCTAAGAATATCGTTGATATCTTGCTGGAAGTGCCAAAAGGTTCAGACCTTCAGTCCATCAAGCAGAGACTTTTTAATGCTGGTTATCAGCTCATGTCTGAAAGTGGCAGCCGCCTGTCTTTTAATAAAGGCTATGAGCCAGAGGGCTTTGCGGATAAGGTTTTTCATCTCCATTTACGCTATCAAGGAGATAATGATGAACTCTATTTTCGCGATTATCTCAGAGAGTATCCCGACCTTGCTAAAGACTATGAGTCTTTAAAAAAAATTCTCTGGAAAAAATATGAACACAATCGCGATGCTTATACAGAAGCTAAGAGTGATTTTATCAAAACCTATACCCAAAAAGCTAAGGAAGAATATAAGAGAAGATATGAAAAATGA
- a CDS encoding alpha/beta fold hydrolase, with the protein MYKAKNVLFKRDNFEVDYLTFGLGQQPLVLISGLSLSRLRGKAWQMSFMYRLFAKDYKVYMFDRRNHIPRGYQVSDMADDLALVMTELGVKNADVVGISQGGMIAQSLTIKHPELVSRLVLGVTLSRQNTLVQSTIGGWIALAQKRDREKLIKDMFAKTYSENYVQKHRWLIALLAKCLKPKEIERFLILAQACLTFDVYEELGAINCPTLVIGAAKDLVVSGQASLELANKLGCPFYLYENLGHSAYSEAKDFNQRVFDFLQGNGG; encoded by the coding sequence ATGTATAAAGCTAAAAACGTCTTATTCAAGAGAGATAATTTTGAGGTTGACTACCTCACTTTTGGTTTAGGACAGCAGCCACTGGTTTTGATTTCTGGATTGAGTCTGTCTCGCCTGCGTGGAAAGGCCTGGCAGATGTCCTTCATGTATCGGCTCTTTGCTAAAGATTATAAGGTCTATATGTTTGACCGCAGAAATCATATCCCAAGGGGCTATCAGGTATCAGATATGGCAGATGATTTGGCCTTGGTAATGACGGAGTTAGGGGTTAAAAATGCGGATGTCGTGGGAATATCGCAGGGCGGCATGATTGCACAAAGCTTAACCATTAAGCATCCAGAATTAGTCAGCCGCTTGGTACTGGGCGTAACATTATCGCGGCAAAATACTCTTGTTCAGTCAACTATTGGTGGCTGGATTGCCTTGGCACAAAAACGAGACCGGGAAAAATTGATTAAGGACATGTTCGCCAAAACCTATTCCGAAAATTATGTGCAAAAACATAGATGGCTGATTGCACTGCTAGCCAAATGCTTAAAGCCAAAGGAAATCGAGCGTTTTCTGATTTTAGCCCAAGCCTGTCTGACCTTTGATGTCTATGAAGAGCTAGGGGCTATCAACTGTCCGACACTGGTTATCGGCGCTGCCAAAGATTTGGTGGTATCTGGCCAAGCAAGTCTAGAGTTGGCGAATAAGCTGGGATGTCCTTTCTATCTTTATGAGAATTTAGGACACTCAGCCTACAGCGAAGCTAAAGATTTTAATCAGAGAGTCTTTGATTTTTTGCAAGGGAATGGAGGTTGA
- a CDS encoding L-threonylcarbamoyladenylate synthase: protein MTKHIQWDGNLSQEGLEIVKGEGGCIVCPTKVGYIIMTSDKAGLERKFAAKNRKRNKPGVVLCGSMDELRALAQLTPEIESFYQKHWDQDILLGCILPWKEEAYAKLQAFGDGREELMTDSRKTSCFVIKFGVAGEQIAKEMWEKEGKMVYASSANPSGKGNRGKVEGIGSQIEEAVDLVIEADDYVASIQPDKNVETRYEQGVMVSMVDKDGKLIPEQGKDSRSINNCPVVIRKGLDIDKIMMNLSDAFNSWNYRQGEYY, encoded by the coding sequence ATGACAAAACACATTCAATGGGACGGAAATCTTTCACAAGAAGGACTTGAGATTGTAAAAGGTGAGGGCGGCTGTATCGTCTGCCCAACCAAGGTTGGCTACATCATCATGACCAGCGACAAGGCTGGTTTGGAACGCAAGTTCGCTGCCAAAAACCGCAAGCGCAATAAACCAGGTGTTGTCCTCTGTGGTAGCATGGATGAGCTACGTGCCTTGGCTCAATTGACCCCAGAAATCGAAAGCTTCTACCAAAAACATTGGGACCAAGATATTCTGCTGGGTTGTATCCTCCCATGGAAGGAAGAAGCCTATGCTAAACTCCAAGCCTTTGGTGATGGTCGGGAAGAATTGATGACCGATAGCCGTAAGACCTCTTGTTTTGTTATCAAGTTCGGCGTAGCTGGAGAACAAATTGCTAAGGAAATGTGGGAAAAAGAAGGTAAGATGGTTTACGCTTCCTCTGCCAACCCATCAGGTAAGGGGAACCGTGGTAAGGTTGAAGGCATCGGTAGTCAAATCGAAGAAGCTGTTGACCTGGTTATCGAGGCCGATGACTATGTTGCTTCAATCCAACCAGACAAGAACGTTGAAACCCGCTACGAACAAGGCGTTATGGTTTCAATGGTCGATAAGGATGGTAAGCTCATTCCTGAACAAGGAAAGGACAGCCGTTCCATCAATAACTGCCCAGTTGTCATCCGTAAGGGACTGGACATCGACAAGATTATGATGAACCTCTCAGACGCCTTTAACTCATGGAACTACCGCCAAGGTGAATATTATTAA
- the leuD gene encoding 3-isopropylmalate dehydratase small subunit: MEKFTVYTGTTVPLMNDNIDTDQILPKQFLKLIDKKGFGKYLMYEWRYLDDNYTENPDFIFNTAPYRKATILIAGDNFGAGSSREHAAWALADYGFKVIIAGSFGDIHYNNDLNNGILPIVQPLEVRQKLARLAPTDQITVDLPQQKIISPVGDFDFEIDGDWKHRLLNGLDDIGITLQYEDLISDYEKHRPSYWQN, from the coding sequence ATGGAAAAATTTACCGTTTATACAGGGACTACCGTGCCTCTGATGAATGACAATATCGACACCGACCAGATTTTGCCCAAGCAGTTCCTCAAGTTGATTGATAAGAAGGGCTTCGGCAAGTACCTCATGTACGAGTGGCGCTATTTAGATGACAACTATACCGAAAATCCTGATTTTATTTTCAATACTGCCCCCTACCGCAAGGCAACTATCTTGATTGCCGGAGATAATTTTGGTGCTGGATCCTCAAGGGAACATGCTGCCTGGGCCTTGGCCGACTATGGTTTCAAGGTCATCATCGCTGGTTCCTTCGGGGACATTCACTACAATAATGACCTCAACAATGGCATTTTGCCCATTGTCCAGCCCTTAGAGGTTCGCCAGAAATTGGCCCGCTTAGCGCCAACCGACCAGATAACCGTTGATCTGCCGCAGCAAAAAATCATCTCACCAGTCGGTGACTTTGATTTTGAAATTGACGGTGATTGGAAACACAGGCTACTCAATGGTCTGGACGACATCGGCATCACCCTCCAGTATGAGGATCTGATTAGCGACTACGAGAAGCATCGTCCAAGCTACTGGCAGAACTAG